The following proteins come from a genomic window of Helicobacter canadensis MIT 98-5491:
- the zupT gene encoding zinc transporter ZupT — protein MEILSWQVFYAIMLTFFAGASSAIGALIAFFSYTNNTRFLSFGLGFSAGVMIYIAFVEILPSSLLDFKTYSKDFGEIIGLLCFFGGLLISLLIDKLIPKELNPHNPKNDDELLELKICPIPSGKQKPSYHPGISQRETLKLKHTGILTAIAIGIHNFPEGFAVFASSLDNLSFGIIIALAIAIHNIPEGMAVSLPIYHATGNKKKAFYYSAISGLAEPLGAIIGALFLLPFMGDLTLAITFAFVAGIMVFISLDELLPASKNYGEAHDSLYGLILGMAVIALSLLILHR, from the coding sequence ATGGAAATTTTATCTTGGCAAGTTTTTTATGCCATTATGTTAACATTTTTTGCAGGTGCCTCAAGTGCAATTGGAGCTTTAATTGCTTTCTTTTCATACACTAATAATACTCGATTTTTATCTTTTGGGCTTGGCTTTTCTGCAGGAGTTATGATTTATATTGCTTTTGTAGAGATTCTACCTTCTTCATTATTGGATTTCAAAACCTATTCTAAAGATTTTGGTGAAATAATAGGCTTATTATGCTTTTTTGGAGGATTATTAATTAGCCTACTTATTGACAAACTCATCCCAAAAGAACTCAATCCACACAACCCCAAAAATGATGATGAGTTATTAGAGCTAAAAATTTGCCCCATTCCTAGTGGCAAGCAAAAACCAAGCTATCACCCTGGAATCTCACAGAGAGAAACTTTAAAACTTAAACATACGGGAATTTTAACAGCTATTGCCATTGGAATACATAATTTTCCAGAAGGCTTTGCCGTGTTTGCTTCAAGCCTAGATAATCTTTCATTTGGTATTATTATTGCACTTGCAATTGCCATTCACAATATTCCTGAAGGTATGGCGGTTTCGCTACCTATTTATCACGCTACAGGCAACAAAAAGAAAGCTTTTTATTATTCTGCTATTTCGGGACTTGCAGAACCCTTAGGAGCAATCATTGGAGCATTATTTTTATTACCTTTTATGGGAGATTTAACTTTAGCTATTACTTTTGCCTTTGTAGCTGGGATTATGGTATTTATCTCACTAGATGAATTGCTTCCTGCTTCAAAAAACTATGGAGAAGCTCACGATAGCCTATATGGATTGATTCTAGGAATGGCGGTTATAGCCCTTAGCCTATTAATTTTACATCGCTAA
- the guaB gene encoding IMP dehydrogenase: protein MKIRARALTFEDVLLVPAYSEILPKEVSLETKFSKNITLNSPLVSAAMDTVTEYRTAIAMARVGGIGIIHKNMDINSQVAQIKKVKKSESGVIIDPIFISPDATLMQAKAITDNYKISGVPVVDDNGSLIGILTNRDMRFETDLSRPVKEIMTKAPLVTAKVGTSLEEARNIMNKHKIEKLPIVNEKGILKGLITIKDIQKRIEYPNSNKDDFGRLRVGAAIGVFQYDRAKALVEAGVDVLVLDSAHGHSRGILETVKEIKKHLVVDIVAGNVATKEGAQALIEAGADGVKVGIGPGSICTTRIVAGVGVPQITAIADVSEVCHKMGIPLIADGGIKYSGDIAKALAAGASSVMIGSMLAGTEESPGETIIYQGRQYKSYRGMGSLGAMNKGSADRYFQEGTAQEKLVPEGIEGRVPYRGRIADVIHQMLGGLRSSMGYLGAKDVATLWEKAEFVEITQSGLRESHVHDVMITKEAPNYHISN, encoded by the coding sequence ATGAAAATTAGAGCGCGTGCATTGACTTTTGAAGATGTGTTGTTGGTTCCAGCTTATTCTGAAATTTTACCTAAAGAGGTTTCTTTAGAGACAAAGTTTAGCAAAAATATCACTTTAAACTCACCGCTTGTTTCTGCGGCAATGGATACGGTTACAGAATACCGCACTGCTATTGCTATGGCAAGGGTTGGTGGAATTGGTATTATTCATAAAAATATGGATATTAACTCACAAGTAGCACAGATTAAAAAGGTAAAAAAGAGTGAAAGTGGAGTTATTATTGATCCGATTTTTATTAGTCCAGATGCTACTTTAATGCAAGCAAAAGCCATTACAGATAATTATAAAATTTCAGGAGTGCCTGTGGTTGATGATAATGGCAGTTTAATTGGAATCTTAACTAATCGAGATATGCGTTTTGAGACAGATTTAAGTCGTCCTGTTAAGGAAATTATGACAAAGGCTCCTTTAGTTACAGCAAAAGTTGGCACAAGTTTAGAAGAAGCACGAAATATTATGAATAAACATAAAATTGAAAAACTACCAATTGTCAATGAAAAAGGAATTTTAAAGGGGTTGATTACTATTAAAGATATTCAAAAAAGAATCGAATATCCAAATTCCAATAAAGATGATTTTGGAAGATTGCGTGTAGGAGCGGCTATTGGTGTATTTCAATATGATAGAGCAAAAGCATTAGTAGAGGCAGGAGTTGATGTATTGGTGCTTGATTCAGCACACGGACATAGTCGCGGGATTTTAGAAACGGTAAAAGAAATTAAAAAGCATTTGGTTGTGGATATTGTTGCAGGAAATGTTGCAACAAAAGAAGGTGCTCAAGCGTTAATTGAAGCAGGAGCTGATGGTGTGAAAGTAGGCATTGGTCCAGGAAGCATTTGCACTACTCGTATTGTAGCAGGCGTGGGTGTGCCACAGATTACAGCCATTGCTGATGTATCTGAAGTTTGTCATAAAATGGGAATTCCACTGATTGCTGATGGTGGGATTAAATATTCAGGTGATATTGCAAAAGCACTTGCAGCGGGAGCTAGTAGTGTAATGATAGGCAGTATGTTAGCAGGAACTGAAGAATCTCCAGGTGAGACAATCATTTATCAAGGCAGACAATATAAAAGCTATCGAGGAATGGGTAGTTTAGGGGCGATGAATAAGGGGAGTGCAGATAGGTATTTCCAAGAAGGCACCGCACAAGAAAAACTTGTCCCAGAGGGTATTGAGGGTAGAGTGCCTTATCGTGGAAGGATTGCTGATGTAATCCACCAAATGCTTGGCGGATTACGCTCTTCAATGGGGTATTTGGGAGCTAAAGATGTTGCTACTTTATGGGAGAAAGCAGAGTTTGTGGAAATTACACAAAGTGGATTGCGTGAATCGCATGTGCATGATGTAATGATTACCAAAGAAGCTCCAAATTATCATATTAGTAATTAA
- the serS gene encoding serine--tRNA ligase, with protein MIDLKLLVNDFEGVVAQLTKRNIDEVFLETLRQTHLNYKQKKIALEELQAKQNSKTKLFAQYKQEGKDIQPLKKECDLLKAEITLYTQEIQGWEEKLQEFSHIIPNIPDSKTPIGKDEKDNVEIKKILTPREFSFTPKEHWELAEQNGWIDFERGVKLAKSRFSVFMGMAAKLERALINYMLDFNTQRGFSEVGTPVIVNSQILFGTGQLPKFENDLFKISDFEEEELDSKEAKKGHELYLIPTAEVTLTNLYNNEILKEEDLPLMMTAYTPCFRKEAGSAGRDTRGIIRQHQFDKVELVAITTPQDSDIMQERMVACASDLLTSLGLPHRLVQLCSGDLGFSASNTIDIEVWLPGQNCYREISSISNTRDFQARRAKIRYKDSNKKNLLVHTLNGSSLAVGRTLVAIMENYQNEDGSIEIPNVLQPYLR; from the coding sequence ATGATTGATTTAAAACTCTTAGTGAATGATTTTGAAGGAGTTGTAGCACAACTTACTAAACGCAATATTGATGAAGTTTTTTTAGAAACCCTAAGACAAACTCATCTTAATTACAAACAAAAAAAGATTGCCCTTGAAGAACTTCAAGCCAAACAAAATAGCAAAACTAAACTTTTTGCACAATACAAACAAGAAGGCAAAGATATCCAACCACTTAAAAAAGAATGTGATTTACTCAAAGCAGAAATTACGCTTTATACTCAAGAAATACAAGGATGGGAAGAAAAATTACAAGAATTCTCTCATATTATCCCCAATATTCCTGATTCTAAAACTCCCATTGGCAAAGATGAAAAAGACAATGTTGAGATTAAAAAGATTCTTACACCAAGGGAGTTTTCTTTTACACCCAAGGAACATTGGGAACTTGCCGAACAAAATGGCTGGATTGATTTTGAACGCGGAGTTAAACTTGCTAAAAGTCGCTTTAGCGTCTTTATGGGAATGGCAGCAAAACTAGAGAGAGCACTTATTAACTATATGCTTGACTTCAACACTCAAAGAGGTTTTAGTGAAGTGGGAACTCCTGTTATTGTTAATTCTCAAATCCTTTTTGGAACAGGACAATTACCTAAGTTTGAAAACGATCTTTTTAAAATTTCGGATTTTGAAGAGGAAGAATTAGATAGCAAAGAAGCAAAAAAGGGGCACGAGCTTTATTTGATCCCCACCGCAGAAGTTACACTAACCAATCTTTACAATAATGAAATTCTCAAAGAAGAAGATTTACCCTTAATGATGACTGCTTATACACCTTGTTTTAGAAAAGAAGCCGGAAGTGCAGGTCGAGATACAAGGGGCATTATTCGCCAACATCAATTTGACAAAGTTGAACTTGTAGCCATCACCACTCCCCAAGATAGTGATATAATGCAAGAAAGAATGGTTGCTTGTGCTTCAGATTTGCTGACTTCATTAGGATTACCTCATCGTTTAGTTCAACTTTGCAGTGGAGATTTAGGCTTTAGTGCTAGTAATACCATTGATATTGAAGTATGGCTACCTGGACAAAATTGCTATCGTGAGATTAGCTCCATTTCTAACACACGCGACTTTCAAGCTAGACGCGCAAAAATCCGTTATAAAGATTCTAACAAAAAGAATCTTCTTGTGCATACTTTAAATGGATCAAGTCTTGCTGTAGGCAGAACTTTAGTTGCAATTATGGAGAACTACCAAAATGAAGATGGGAGCATTGAGATTCCAAATGTTTTGCAACCCTATCTGAGGTAA
- a CDS encoding iron-sulfur cluster assembly scaffold protein NifU — MAKNELLGGALWDAYSKKVSERMDNPTHLGVITQKEADERGLKLIVADYGAEACGDAVRLYWLVDANDVIVDAKFKSFGCGTAIASSDMMVELCLGKKVQEAVKITNIDVEKALRDDPDTPAVPGQKMHCSVMAYDVIKKAAALYLGKNPEDFEDEIIVCECARVSLGTLKEVIKLNDLKSVEEITEYTKAGAFCKSCIKPGGHEEREYYLVDILRDVRAEMEEEALKNKADLESKGDLKFADMTLVQKIKAIESLIDEKIRPMLMMDGGNMEIIELKNSSDGYTDVYIRYLGACSGCASGATGTLFAIESVLQEGLDSSIRVFPV; from the coding sequence ATGGCAAAAAATGAATTACTTGGTGGAGCATTGTGGGATGCTTATAGTAAAAAAGTTAGTGAGCGAATGGATAATCCAACTCACTTGGGAGTTATCACACAAAAAGAAGCCGATGAGCGTGGCTTAAAGCTGATTGTAGCAGACTATGGTGCTGAGGCTTGTGGTGATGCAGTAAGGCTATATTGGCTTGTAGATGCTAATGATGTGATTGTGGATGCTAAGTTTAAAAGCTTTGGTTGTGGGACTGCTATTGCAAGTAGCGATATGATGGTTGAGCTTTGTTTGGGCAAAAAGGTGCAAGAGGCAGTCAAGATTACAAACATTGATGTTGAAAAGGCTTTGCGTGATGATCCTGATACTCCAGCAGTTCCAGGACAAAAAATGCATTGCTCTGTTATGGCTTATGATGTTATTAAAAAAGCAGCAGCTTTATATTTGGGTAAGAATCCAGAAGATTTTGAAGATGAAATTATCGTGTGTGAGTGTGCTAGAGTAAGCCTTGGAACACTTAAAGAAGTAATTAAACTTAATGATTTAAAAAGCGTTGAAGAGATTACAGAATACACTAAAGCAGGAGCTTTTTGTAAAAGTTGTATTAAACCCGGAGGGCACGAAGAGAGAGAATATTACCTTGTAGATATTTTGCGTGATGTGCGTGCTGAAATGGAAGAAGAAGCACTAAAAAACAAAGCAGATTTAGAATCAAAGGGAGATTTGAAGTTTGCCGATATGACTTTGGTTCAAAAGATTAAAGCCATTGAGAGTTTGATTGATGAAAAAATTCGCCCAATGTTAATGATGGATGGCGGAAATATGGAGATCATTGAGCTTAAAAATTCTAGCGATGGCTATACAGATGTTTATATTCGCTATCTTGGTGCATGCAGTGGCTGTGCTAGTGGTGCGACAGGAACGCTTTTTGCCATTGAATCAGTTTTACAAGAAGGGCTTGATTCTAGTATTCGCGTTTTCCCTGTGTGA
- the gatA gene encoding Asp-tRNA(Asn)/Glu-tRNA(Gln) amidotransferase subunit GatA yields MPTLQEALKLDKDGIRELKANLTQAIKQSNLNAYVGDLQDYNEECLPIAIKDNINVKGWEITCASKILQGYIAPYNATAIENLLQHKMAPFGRTNMDEFAMGSTTASSCYGKTLNPKNPSKVPGGSSGGSAAAVAGGIAIAALGSDTGGSIRQPASFCGCVGLKPTYGRVSRYGLVAYSSSLDQIGPITQNITDCAILFDAISGYDKMDSTSANLPFTNTYNNLNANRKMRIAILPSLLKDADKNIQDAYQKSIDLLSANGHTIVEKEMLDTSYIIAAYYVICTAEASSNLARFDGVRYGNRAENINNLKELYLKTRSQGFGDEVKRRILLGSFVLSSGYYDAYYIKAQKVRTLIARQYNEILKDCDAILSPVAPRTAFGFDECKTPLQMYLEDIYTIGVNLAGLPALSLPVGESEGMPIGMQLIGAAFEEQKLLDLGLNLENLIKESL; encoded by the coding sequence ATCCCTACTTTACAAGAAGCATTGAAACTCGATAAAGATGGAATTAGAGAGTTAAAAGCAAATTTAACACAAGCCATTAAGCAAAGTAATCTTAATGCTTATGTGGGAGATTTGCAAGATTATAATGAAGAATGTCTCCCAATAGCTATTAAAGATAATATTAATGTTAAAGGTTGGGAGATCACTTGTGCAAGTAAGATTTTACAAGGTTATATCGCGCCTTATAATGCTACTGCAATAGAGAATCTACTTCAGCATAAAATGGCGCCTTTTGGGCGGACTAATATGGATGAATTTGCTATGGGAAGCACAACTGCAAGTAGTTGCTATGGAAAAACGCTTAACCCAAAAAATCCAAGCAAAGTCCCCGGTGGAAGTAGTGGAGGGAGTGCTGCAGCAGTTGCTGGTGGAATCGCCATTGCCGCATTGGGTAGTGATACAGGTGGTAGTATCCGCCAACCTGCTAGTTTTTGTGGTTGTGTGGGATTGAAGCCCACTTATGGTAGGGTTAGTCGTTATGGATTGGTGGCTTATAGCTCTAGCCTTGATCAAATCGGACCTATTACACAAAATATTACAGATTGTGCGATATTGTTTGATGCTATTAGCGGATATGACAAAATGGATTCGACTTCTGCTAATCTCCCATTTACAAACACTTATAATAATCTTAACGCAAATCGTAAAATGAGAATCGCAATATTGCCTAGTTTGCTAAAAGATGCGGATAAAAACATTCAAGATGCATACCAAAAAAGCATTGATCTCTTAAGTGCTAATGGACATACTATCGTTGAAAAAGAAATGCTTGATACTAGCTATATTATCGCTGCCTATTATGTGATTTGCACCGCAGAAGCGAGTTCAAATTTGGCGAGATTTGATGGAGTGAGGTATGGGAATAGGGCGGAAAATATTAATAATCTTAAAGAATTATATTTAAAAACCCGCTCACAAGGCTTTGGCGATGAGGTGAAGCGAAGAATCTTGCTTGGCTCTTTTGTATTAAGTAGTGGATATTATGATGCTTATTATATCAAAGCTCAAAAGGTGCGCACTCTTATTGCAAGACAATACAATGAAATCTTAAAAGATTGCGATGCAATTCTCTCTCCAGTAGCGCCAAGAACGGCTTTTGGATTTGATGAATGTAAAACTCCTTTGCAAATGTATTTGGAAGATATTTATACAATTGGGGTGAATCTTGCAGGGCTTCCAGCACTTTCTTTGCCAGTTGGAGAGAGTGAGGGAATGCCTATTGGAATGCAATTAATTGGTGCGGCTTTTGAAGAGCAAAAATTGTTAGATTTGGGTTTAAATTTAGAAAATCTTATTAAGGAGAGCTTATGA
- a CDS encoding TonB-dependent receptor domain-containing protein, whose translation MKYKVFAFLSLSTLLYSQGNQVTIQYTNSPLTDPTQIDYTDILGKDSLLNNSDIAKSLQQIPGFSVAKKGGGGTEAFFRSLGGGRLPIVVNGGTLLGGCGGRMDTTLTYIFPQNYNSIVIIKGPQDVRYGSLITGGMLFDREILTLQKPSFSGGVDALYGSFGRVDANTHLIGGNELGSLQAIYSNYRSDDYKSGRGDRVHSAYKRQSGSFIGALTPSPDLKLELSFDIGRGEAAYADRTMDARTFDRESYQAHLIKFFNDDKLDFHIYHHEIDHIMDNFSLTNGIPKTGNKYQISNPNRTNTGGRLEYQKKFDLSKIYFGGNYNLDKHKTRSIANQNSAQEAEMILNSPYAPNYTFKSYGIFSQIETFTLSNMGYFAGIRGDRVDMMAHKLDTSNTKYALSGFGRAEKYFGDYTLYAGLGYAQRIPDFWEVSKGNGLNLKKEKNTQLDLGATYHKEKLSFSVSSYVSYIQDYIMLNYNTATTASFNTDALLLGGEAEISYEFLPNTFALAQMSYTYGQDTKENRPLAQIAPLQTLFALKYDDNKYFIKGEIIAHAKQTRSLEGYGNVVGQDFGDSSGFGIINFYVGYTYNNLKLFAGVENLTDKLYSYHLSKNSIDLSVADNPVSSRIYEMGRNFWVRAKIDF comes from the coding sequence ATGAAATACAAAGTTTTTGCGTTTTTATCCCTCTCAACACTACTTTATTCGCAAGGTAATCAAGTTACAATCCAATATACTAATTCTCCCTTAACAGATCCCACTCAAATTGATTACACCGATATTTTAGGCAAAGATTCGCTTTTAAATAATAGCGATATTGCAAAGAGTTTGCAGCAGATTCCTGGGTTTTCGGTTGCTAAAAAAGGCGGTGGTGGAACCGAGGCATTTTTTAGATCGCTTGGTGGAGGTAGATTGCCAATTGTTGTAAATGGAGGGACTTTATTGGGTGGTTGTGGTGGTAGAATGGATACGACTTTAACCTATATTTTTCCACAAAATTATAATTCTATTGTCATTATAAAAGGTCCCCAAGATGTAAGATATGGTTCTTTGATTACTGGAGGAATGCTCTTTGATAGAGAGATTCTAACACTTCAAAAACCAAGCTTTAGCGGTGGGGTGGATGCACTTTATGGAAGTTTTGGAAGGGTTGATGCTAATACGCATTTAATAGGTGGAAATGAACTAGGTAGTTTGCAAGCTATCTATTCAAACTATAGAAGCGATGACTATAAAAGTGGCAGGGGAGATAGGGTGCATTCCGCATACAAAAGACAATCAGGGAGTTTTATTGGCGCCTTAACTCCTAGCCCTGATTTAAAATTAGAGCTTAGCTTTGATATTGGCAGGGGAGAAGCTGCTTATGCAGATAGGACAATGGATGCGAGAACTTTTGATAGGGAGTCTTATCAAGCACATTTGATTAAATTTTTCAATGACGATAAGCTAGATTTTCACATTTATCATCACGAAATTGACCATATTATGGATAATTTTAGCCTAACTAATGGCATTCCAAAAACAGGGAATAAATATCAAATTAGCAATCCCAATAGAACAAATACGGGCGGGAGATTGGAATATCAAAAAAAGTTTGATCTCTCTAAGATTTACTTTGGTGGAAATTATAATTTAGATAAGCATAAGACTAGATCTATTGCTAATCAAAATAGTGCACAAGAAGCAGAAATGATTCTAAATAGCCCTTATGCCCCTAATTATACTTTTAAAAGTTATGGGATTTTTTCGCAAATAGAAACCTTTACTTTATCTAATATGGGATATTTTGCGGGTATAAGGGGTGATAGGGTGGATATGATGGCTCACAAGCTAGATACTTCTAATACAAAATATGCCTTGAGTGGCTTTGGAAGAGCTGAAAAATATTTTGGCGATTACACGCTTTATGCTGGTTTGGGCTATGCACAAAGGATTCCTGATTTTTGGGAAGTTTCTAAGGGAAATGGTTTGAATCTGAAAAAAGAAAAAAACACACAATTGGATTTGGGGGCAACTTATCACAAAGAAAAGCTTAGCTTTAGCGTGTCTAGCTATGTTTCTTATATTCAAGATTATATAATGTTAAATTACAATACAGCCACCACTGCAAGCTTTAATACCGATGCGTTATTATTGGGTGGAGAAGCGGAGATTTCTTATGAGTTTTTGCCTAATACATTTGCATTAGCTCAAATGAGCTATACCTATGGACAAGACACAAAAGAAAATAGACCACTAGCGCAAATTGCACCCTTGCAAACACTTTTTGCATTAAAATATGATGACAATAAATATTTTATCAAAGGTGAAATCATTGCACATGCAAAACAAACTAGAAGTTTAGAAGGCTATGGTAATGTAGTGGGTCAAGATTTTGGTGATTCAAGTGGATTTGGCATTATAAACTTTTATGTGGGTTACACTTATAATAATCTCAAACTTTTTGCAGGAGTTGAAAATCTCACGGATAAACTCTATAGCTATCACCTCTCTAAAAATAGCATTGATTTGAGTGTGGCGGATAATCCTGTTAGCTCTAGAATATATGAAATGGGAAGAAACTTTTGGGTAAGAGCCAAAATAGACTTTTAA
- a CDS encoding MATE family efflux transporter, producing MPKFLHFYSNQRSKKILNIAIPSGLNSLLDIINLSIDLMFIGVFGANAIVAVGVSLNYMMLAFAFTTIIFVGNSALVSRFLGADQKKCADEVILSLTFAAFCLSIPLCLLAFLCYDYFFSWIGISNEAKEIGSSYLSLTLFGIPLLLIKQVSISSFSAAGATKIPFFIKIFITLFNPILKYIFIFGFLFIPEFGVIGAAIATLIINFIETLALFLYLLCYKKSPISLRGKINFDYIKRAFIVGIPSGCERLFTLLSMILMAKFVALYGTFNLAGYQIATRIEGFAFMPGFGFMIAAMALMGQNLGAHKPLEAKYSTLNTLLLGGVFMGVIGLIMTFFAPLLSSFFTHDIQTIEASTKYLIPIGISQIAFAFICILDGALRGAGITKITLITNTLMIWGLRVIPCYLIAKFHYPISYIYLCICLETFLRAFVYWKIFQKGAWRKNKV from the coding sequence GTGCCTAAATTTTTGCATTTTTATTCTAATCAACGCAGCAAAAAGATTCTCAACATTGCTATTCCTTCTGGGTTAAATTCTCTTTTAGATATTATTAATCTCTCCATTGATTTAATGTTTATTGGAGTTTTTGGCGCCAATGCTATTGTGGCCGTGGGAGTTAGTCTTAATTATATGATGTTAGCTTTTGCTTTTACAACGATTATTTTTGTTGGCAATAGTGCTTTGGTTTCAAGATTCCTTGGTGCAGATCAAAAAAAATGTGCCGATGAAGTAATCTTAAGTCTCACCTTTGCAGCTTTTTGCCTCTCCATTCCCTTATGCTTGTTAGCATTTTTGTGCTATGATTATTTTTTTAGCTGGATTGGGATTTCTAATGAAGCCAAAGAAATTGGAAGTTCCTATCTAAGCTTGACACTTTTTGGCATTCCCTTGCTTTTGATTAAACAAGTGAGTATTTCCTCATTTTCTGCTGCTGGGGCGACAAAAATACCCTTTTTTATTAAAATTTTTATCACACTTTTTAACCCCATTTTGAAATATATTTTTATTTTTGGCTTTTTATTTATCCCCGAATTTGGAGTAATTGGTGCTGCTATTGCCACTTTAATTATCAATTTTATTGAAACCTTAGCACTCTTCTTATATTTGCTATGTTACAAAAAAAGCCCAATTTCCCTAAGAGGAAAAATTAATTTTGATTATATAAAACGCGCTTTTATTGTTGGGATTCCATCTGGTTGTGAGCGACTTTTTACACTCTTATCTATGATTTTAATGGCTAAATTTGTAGCACTTTATGGAACTTTTAATTTAGCAGGTTATCAAATCGCTACAAGAATCGAAGGGTTTGCTTTTATGCCGGGATTTGGATTTATGATTGCTGCTATGGCATTAATGGGTCAAAATCTAGGGGCACACAAACCCTTAGAAGCAAAGTATAGCACCTTAAATACACTTTTATTAGGAGGTGTTTTTATGGGGGTAATTGGCTTAATTATGACTTTTTTTGCTCCCTTACTTTCAAGTTTTTTTACCCATGATATTCAAACCATTGAAGCAAGCACAAAATACTTAATTCCTATTGGTATTTCACAAATCGCATTTGCTTTTATTTGTATTTTAGATGGTGCATTAAGGGGGGCGGGAATCACTAAAATCACCTTAATAACTAATACCTTAATGATTTGGGGATTAAGAGTGATTCCTTGTTATTTAATTGCTAAATTTCATTATCCTATTTCTTATATTTATCTTTGCATTTGCCTAGAGACATTTTTACGCGCATTTGTGTATTGGAAAATCTTTCAAAAAGGAGCTTGGAGAAAAAATAAAGTCTAA
- a CDS encoding pyridoxamine 5'-phosphate oxidase family protein — translation MRRSEFECFDSQILQTMLAKIEFGVMVIPDDEPYGVPISFCYEEGEIYFHGAKSGRKYHLLKENPKVSFSATKVYSYIPSYFLNNTMIPTQFFFSVYLSGIFETITDHQRKKHILKALVQKYEPYNDSLNMDLGQFKGQERGVFVGIIKVESQSIKAKFGQNLKQEAREQIIKDLTNRGTLLDQETIEMMRYFSSSLKVC, via the coding sequence ATGCGTCGTAGTGAATTTGAGTGCTTTGATTCTCAAATACTCCAGACAATGTTAGCAAAAATTGAGTTTGGAGTGATGGTTATACCTGATGATGAACCTTATGGAGTGCCTATTAGCTTTTGCTATGAAGAAGGTGAGATTTATTTTCACGGAGCAAAAAGTGGCAGAAAATATCATTTATTAAAGGAGAATCCAAAAGTCTCCTTTAGTGCTACAAAAGTTTATTCTTATATTCCTTCTTATTTTTTAAATAATACAATGATTCCTACGCAATTTTTCTTTTCTGTTTATCTAAGTGGCATTTTTGAAACAATTACAGATCATCAAAGAAAAAAACATATTTTAAAGGCGTTAGTGCAAAAGTATGAACCTTACAATGATTCATTGAATATGGATTTAGGTCAATTTAAAGGGCAAGAGAGAGGTGTGTTTGTTGGAATAATAAAGGTAGAAAGTCAAAGCATAAAAGCAAAATTTGGACAAAACTTAAAACAGGAAGCTAGAGAACAAATCATCAAAGATTTAACCAATAGAGGCACTTTGCTAGATCAAGAAACTATTGAAATGATGCGTTATTTTAGCTCTAGTCTTAAAGTTTGTTAG